The Nitrospira sp. genomic interval AAACAGGCAGAGGGAGAGCAGAAAGTCCGCTTGATTTGACCGTTCCCGCCACGCTAGAGTGACGGCCCCTGGTGTCCGCAAGTGCCGGTTGGTTTAGTTGCGGACAGGTTGGGGTTGTCTCCCATGCTCAAGCGCACTCTCTTGGAATGCCCTGAATTTCTTGCCGGAGACCATACGGTTCTTCGCGAACTGTTGCATCCGGCCAAGCAGCCGGTGCAGCTGGGTTACAGTCTTGCGCATGGCCGATTGGCTCCCGGCTGCCGGTCTAAGCGGCACAAGCTGGCTTCGTCAGAGGTGTACTACTTTATCGCCGGGCAGGGCCGCTTCAGTATCGGGAGTGAGACCGAGCTCGTCGAACGCGGATCCATCGTGTACGTGCCGCCTGGGGGGAATCAGTCGCTGGAAAACATTGGTACGACGGAAATAGAATTTTTGTGTCTGGTTGATCCGGCCTGGCGGAGTGAGGATGAGCAGGTCGAGGAGTAGAGAGTCCAGTCTGTTCGCAGGAAGGAGTGGTGTGACGTGAAAGCGAAGATTGCAGTCTTAGCGGGTGATGGAGTCGGGCGTGAGATTGTTCCCGAAGCGGTCAAGGTGTTACAGGCTATCGGAGAGAAGTATCAACACTCGTTTGAATTCACCTCGGCCGACATTGGCGGACAAGCGATCGACAAAGTGGGTGTGCCGCTGCCGCACGAAACCTTGGCATTGGCCAAGCAAAGCGACGCGGTATTGCTGGGAGCGGTTGGGGGGCCCAAATGGGAAGGGTTGGAGTACAGCCTTCGTCCTGAGCGGGCGCTGCTGGGTATCCGCGAGGCCTTAGGGTTGTATGCCAATTTACGTCCCGCCAAGGTATACCCCAATCTGGTTGATGCTTCGACGTTGAAGCGCGAGGTGATCGAAGGGATCGATATTCTCGTCGTGCGAGAGCTGACCGGCGGCATCTATTTCGGGAAACCGAAAGGGATTGAAAAGCTGCCGAACGGCGAAGAGCGCGGAGTGAACACCGAAGTCTACACGACCGAAGAGATTCGCCGGATCGGCAAGGTGGCCTTCGAAGCGGCGCGCAAGCGGCGGAAAAAGGTCACGTCGGTCGATAAGGCGAATGTGCTGGAGTCGTCCGAGTTGTGGCGTCGTGTGATGATCGAGGTGCAGAAGAGTTATCCGGACGTCGAGTTGCATCACATCTATGTCGACAATGCCGCGATGCAATTGGTCCGCAACCCGCGCCAGTTCGATGTCCTGGTGTGCAACAATATCTTCGGAGATATTCTGAGTGACGAAGCGGCCATGCTGACCGGATCGATCGGCATGCTGCCGTCGGCCAGTATCGGCGCCAAGGTCGGATTGTTCGAGCCGATCCATGGTAGCGCGCCCGATATCGCGGGAAAGAACATCGCGAATCCCATTGCGACGATTGCCTCTGTGGGCATGATGTTGTCCTACGCGTTCAAGCTCGAGAAAGAAGCCGAAGCAATCGAGCAGGCCATCGTCAAAACGCTCGATATGGGATACCGCACCAAGGACATTCAGAGCCCGGGAACCAGAGTCGTCGGCACGACCGAGATGGGCGACGCCATTCTTCGCAATTTAAACTGAGGCGGGACTCTCGCATGGCAACCTTGTTCACATCCTGGACTCTTGCGACGCGGGCTGGCACTGGCGAGCCCGGGTTCAGCGGTGACGGCGGGCCGGCCTCGCAGGCGTGCCTGAATGAGCCGAAGGGCCTGGCGATCGATCGCCAGGGAAATCTCTTTGTTGCAGATTCTGAAAACCACGTCGTGAGGCGAGTGGATTGCGTCACTGGCCTGATTTCCACTGTGGTCGGCTGCGCACCTGAAGCAGTCGCGTCGACCCCTCCCTTGGGTGGTGGCGATCTGGTCCCTGAGGAAGACATTGATCCCTTAGCCGAGACGAGCCACAAGACGACGGAGCAGTTTACCCAACAGACGGATCTGAGCGGGACAGTGCGCTATCTCGTCGGAGCCGCGGCCCCGAAACGGTACGGCGGAGATGGCGGACCCGCCACGGAAGCGCTGCTTAATTTCCCCACAGCGGTCGCCATTGATGCGCAGGGCCATCTGTACATCGCCGATATGATGAACCATCGAGTTCGCCGCGTGGATGCCCAGACCGGGATCATCACGACGATGGCCGGCACCGGGCAGGCACGGTTTTCCGGCGACGGCGGGCCGGCTGATCGTGCGGCCCTGAACGAACCGGCCGCCTTGGCGGTCGACGCGCAGGGGCAGTTATATATTGCCGATCAGAGTAATAACCGAGTGCGGGCCGTCGACCTGAAGACCGGGATGATCCGTACGGTCGCAGGAATGGGATCGGCGGCATACGATGGAGACGGTAAACCGGCGGTGGAATCGAGCCTGGCCGGGCCCAGCGGGTTAGCGGTCGCGGCGGGGACGCTCTATATTGCCGATACGTTCAATAGTCGCATCCGATCCGTCGATCTTGTCACCGGTATGATTGCGACGGCGGTTGGTGACGGAGGAAGTTATCGCTATCAGTCGCCCGATGATCCGCCGTCTCCAAGTGTCTCCCGGCCCTCAGGGATTGCGCTGGATCGAGAAGGCAATCTATTTCTGACTGATTCTGACAGCCACCTGATCCGTCGATGGGACCGCACCACGGGTCACTTGACGCGCATGGCCGGTACCGGGTCTGCCTCGTCTGTCGGTGACGGCGGATCGGCATTGGATGCAGGGTTGTGCTATCCCTTCGGTATTGTCGCGGATGGCGAGCGGACACTCTTGATCGCTGACACCTTTAATCACCGTATTCGTGCCCTCTCGCTGGAATAGGATTCGTCACATGCTTAAGAAAAAGTCCGCCTACACTGTGGCCATTCTTGGCGCGACCGGCGCGGTCGGCAAGGAGAGTCTGGAAATTCTCGAAGAGCGAAACTTCCCGCTGGCTGCACTCCGGCTGTTTGCGTCGAAGCGCTCCGCCGGCGAAGTGATGACCTGTCAGGGCAAGGAGTGGACGGTTGAAGAATTGACCGAGTCCTCGTCTTTTGCCGGCGTTGATTTCGCCTTCATCTCCGCGACGGATGCCATCAGTAAGGAGTATGGCCCTCGCTTGGGTGCGGCCGGGGTCGTGGTTATCGACGACAGCGGGGTCTTTCGGATGGATCCGCAAGTGCCGCTGGTGGTGCCGGAAGTGAATGCCTCGGCGTTGCGATCGCTTCCCCGGGGGATCGTGTCCATTCCCAATTGCACAACGACCCCGTTGGTCATGGCGCTCAAGCCGCTGCATGATGCGGTCGGGGTGAAGCGAGTGGTGGTAACGACCTTCCAGTCGGTGTCAGGGACCGGCGCCGCGGCGATGGACGAGTTGCTGGACCAGACGAGGGCGCTGATGGCCTTTCGCGAGGTGAAGGCCGAAGTTTATCCCTATCAGATTGCCTTCAATCTATTGCCGCATATCGGGTCATTTTCCGAGGGCGGCGAATGCTCTGAAGAGATCAAGATTGTCAGAGAGACGAGAAAGATTCTGGATGCACCCAAGATGCGGGTGACGTCCACCACGGTGCGGGTACCGGTGTTGCGCTGCCATTCCGAGTCCATCAATGTGGAGTTGGAGAAGCCGTTGACTCCCAATGAGGCTCGCGCGGCGCTGGCGGCGATGCCGGGGGTGCTGGTCTACGACGACCCGTTGAAGAAGCTCTATCCCATGCCATTGGACGCGACGGGGAAAGACGACGTCTACGTCGGCCGCATCCGTGAAGATGCCTCGGTGACGAACGGACTCAATCTGTGGGTCGTGTCCGACAATCTTCGAAAGGGCGCCGCTTTGAACGCCGTTCAAATCGCCGAGTGTCTGGTGCGGGACTGATGGGCGAATGGGGCGCCTTCGGGAAGCTCCTGATTGCAGCCGGGTGCGGATTGGTCGTGGTGGGGCTGCTGTTCGTCCTGAGCGACCGGATTCCGTGGGTGAGCGGATGGTTTGGGTGGGTCGGGAAACTGCCGGGCGACGTTTCAATTAAGCGCGATCATTTCTCCTTTTATGTTCCCCTTGGGACTAGTCTGGTGATTAGTATCGGACTAAGTCTGCTATTCTATCTTCTATCATGGCTATTCAGACGATAGGACATCTTCGTCGGTTGGCAGGTCTCTGGGCGGTGTGCGGGGCGGTCTTCACCCTCAGCGCGCCGGTTCAAGCGGCTGAGTCCATTCGGGTCTTAATGGCGTCCGATGTCCACCGACTCGATGTGCGCGCCGAAAGTGCGGTGTGGCTCACCGATGGACAGAGTCGGTCGCATTCGTACAACACGGCTCTGCATATCGAGTTGCGCGGGGCGGCGCTCCTCGTCAACGGGACGCGGGTGGCGGGGGAGCAGTTTACGCTGCGTGCGGGCGAGCATGACCTAAAGCTCTGGTTGCCACGTGTGCCCGGCGGGAGCCATGGCGCCGTGCTGCATCCTGCCGATGAGCGGGGCGCTCTCCATGTGAGCGGACTGGTGCATGTAGTCCGGCGCGGGAAAGGCCTGCTCGTGATCAATCAGGTGGATCTTGAGGAGTATGTGAAAGGGGTGGTGCCCGCTGAAGTCAATTCGACCTGGCACCGCGAAATGCTCAAAGTGCAGGCCGTGGCGGCGCGAACCTATGCGCTGTATCAGCATATGCTGAGCGCGTCGCGTGATTATGACGTGGCGGCGAGTATTCAAGATCAGGTCTATCGAGGACGGCAGGGAGTGGACGCGCGTGTGCAGGAAGCGGTGGAATCGACCCGTGGCCTGGTGGTGACTCATGATGGTGCGCCGATCTATGCCGCGTTTTCTTCGACTGCGGCAGGGATCACCGAGGATGCGATGGTGGTCTGGTCGAAGGATCTGCCGTATCTGAAAGGCGTGGAATGTCCTTTCGATGTGGCGTCTCCGTACTACCAGTGGAAGGCGTCCTTCAGAGTGACCACGCTGGAGCGTAATCTGAGGCATCAGGGATTTTCGGTGGGGACGATCGCCACGATGACGCCGGTGGGCTTCAGTCGTGCCGGGCGGGTTTCTAAACTACGCATTCTGCATTCCAAGGGCGAACTCATTCTGCGCGGTGAGGATCTTCGGAAGGCGGTTGGGTATACCGTTGTGCCGAGTACGCAGTTCACGATCGAGTCTATGGGGCAGGACATTGTGTTGGCAGGATACGGCGCCGGGCATGCCGTAGGGCTCTGTCAGTGGGGTGCGAAGGAGCTGGCCGAGCTCGGGTATTCCTTTTCCTCGATCCTACGGTATTACTATCCCGGCACTGAGTTGCAGAATGTGGCATTGACGAAAATGCCCCCGGTTCCGAGTTCCTAGATGAATCTCTCTGAATTCGATTTTCCGTTCGATCCCGCACTGATCGCCTCCGAGCCGGTACTGCCTCGCCATGCCGCGCGCTTACTGTGTCTCGACCCACGGACAGGAAGCTTGTCGAATCGGCATGTGGCCGATCTTCCGGAGTTGTTGGCGCCCGGGGATCTGCTTGTGGTGAACGACACGAAGGTCTTGGCCGCTCGTCTGTCCGGACGTAAACAGCCGACGGGCACGGTTGTGGATGTGCTGTTCGTCAAAGATCTCGGCGATGCGGTCTGGGAGGTGATGCTCAAAGGTCATTTTCGCGTGGGCCAGACGATCCTGTTTGAGGGGGATGCTCGTGCGACGGTCGTCCAGCGCGATGAGCATGGCACGAAAATCAAGGTTGTGAGCCCGGTTCCGGTTGTCGACTTCCTTCGGGCTTACGGGTGTATGCCGCTTCCCCCCTATATCAAGCGTTCGGCGCAGCCGGAGGATCAGGTCTGGTATCAAACCTGTTTTGCGGATCGAGAGGGGGCGATCGCGGCTCCGACGGCCGGTCTGCACTTCACGCCGGAGCTTATGGTTCGGTTGCGGGAACGGGGCGTTGAGACGGCAGCGGTGACGTTGCATGTAGGACCTGGGACCTTTAAGCCGGTGGTCGTCGAGCGAATTGAAGAACATCAAATGGGAGAGGAATGGTTTGAAGTGAGTGAGCGGACGGTAGCGGCAATCCTCAGGACGAAACGAGCCGGAGGACGAGTCGTTGCGGTCGGGACCACCGTGGTCCGTGCGCTCGAATCGGCTGCGCAGCAGGCCGGAGGGCTTCAGCCGACAACCGGGGAGAGCCGGCTGTTTATCTCGCCGGGATTTCACTTCAACGCGGTTGATGCTCTCATGACAAATTTTCACCTCCCTCGCACGACGCTTCTGATGCTGGTCTCTGCGCTAGCCGGCGTGGAGATGATGCGGAAAGCCTATGCTGAAGCGGTGGAACAGCGCTACCGCTTTTATAGCTATGGCGATGCGATGCTGATCCTCTAAGCAGGCGGGGCGGAGCCAGCGGCCAGCGCTCTCTGCGCGATCGGTGTTACAGCAGTTCCCGATGAACCTTAACGGGGATTTTGCCTTTGAGCGACTCCTGAAACGCCACCAGCGCGCGCTGCTGTTTTTGGAAGAGCATATCTTCCAGCACGCGATCCTTTGCGGCGGTGGCTTTCGTGGGGTCAGCGTCCGGCTGCCTGGTCATCAGGGCCTGTCCTTCGGAGATCTCCGACGGCGTTAAGGCAACGGCATCCCGGACAAACATCCTCGCTTTATTGCCGAGAATTTCTTTGGCCTGCGCCTCTTCAAAGACTTTGGGGGTGAGATGGTTCGCGGCCAGGAGTCGCTGGTAGAGCTCCGGATCGAATGCCCCGTTCTTTTGAAACTCCGGGACTTGCACGATCATTTCGCGCAGGTCTCCGTCGGAGACGGTGATGCCCATGTCTTTCGCGGCCATCAGCCAGAGGCGGTTGTCGACGAGTTGTTCGATCACAAATTGCTTGATCGTTTCGTCCTTGAACTCTCCCGGCACTTTTTCTTTGTAGAAACGGTACATGTTCTCGTAGGCGCGCCGAAACTCATCGCGCGTGACGGCCAAATCGCCGACGGTGGCGACGGTGTTTCCCGGCTGGTCCCCGAATCCCCACCAGCCCATGGTAATCACAAAGGCGATGGCCAGGATGCCCATGATTGATTTCAACAGCCAGGGATGATTGTGCGATGCGTCCCGCATTACCTTGATCATGCAAATCCTCTCAGTCGCAAAATGGTTCCGGATTGTACTTGGCGCTGGGGCTGAAGGCAAGATCATGGGCGGCCATCGACCGCGAACGGTCTCGAGAAGGACGATAGGTTCGCGAGGACACGGAGTAGATCAATGGACGAAGCAGTCTCCGTATCCGGCCACGTATTATCCCTATTGGCGCCTGCCAGGGTCGTTTCGAAGAAAAATTCGCACAAGTATGAGGAAAGAATGCTGTTTGTTTGTGCAAGTTGTTTGATTTTGTTATACTTTGCTATTAATTAGAAGGAGATTCCTTGATAGGGGTAGGGCCAGTTGCGAAGCTCATCGAAGGAGCGGTCTATCCCAAGGCGTACGTACTTAATCGGTTTATTGCGAAGCTCATTGATTTGTTCATTGTCGTGGCCGCTGATGAAGTTGCGCCGCCAGTCGGGTTTCTTTCCGGATTGGCCTACATTCTGATTGCGGACGGATTTGCGGGTGGACGAAGTATCGGGAAGCGGCTGGTCGGATTGCAGACCATGCGTCTCGATGTGCGGGAGACGGCCGGATTTCGAGAATCGATTATTCGGAATGTGCCATGCGGCGTCGCCCAGCTGTTGTTCGCGGTGCCGTATGTCGGATGGATCGGGTCTGTGGCGGTCTTGGCCTTTGAGAGTGTCTTGATTGTAGGAAATGAGCATGGGCGGCGCCTCGGGGACGAGGTGGCGCGTACCCAGGTACTGGATGCAGGACAGTTGGCGGTACCTGACTAAATTTATGAATAGCGAGGGACTCGCATAGCGGATAGCGAGTTCATGACGAAGGGAGAGCGCCGTGGGGTTCACGGGAGATGTGTTCGGATGGTTTTCCAACGATCTTGCGATCGATTTGGGAACAGCGACGACGCTGGTATATGTGCATGGAAAAGGCATCGTCCTGAACGAGCCCTCGGTGGTGGCGGTGGAAAAGAAAACCGAGAAGGTCCTGGCGGTCGGTGCCGATGCGAAAAAGATGCTCGGCCGAACCCCCGGGAATATTGTCGCAGTCCGGCCGATGAAAGAAGGCGTGATTGCCGACTTCGAGATGGCCGAGCAGATGCTCAAGCATTTCATCCGCAAGGCGCATAATCGGAGCGCCTTTGTGCGGCCGCGGATCATCATCGGCGTGCCTTCGCGCATCACCCAGGTGGAGCAACGCGCGGTTCGCGACTCAGCCGAATTGGCCGGTGCGCGAGAGGTCTATCTGATCGAAGAGCCGGTGGCGGCCGCCATCGGGGCAGGACTTCCGATTACCGAACCGTCCGGCAACATGGTGGTGGATGTGGGCGGTGGGACAACGGACATTGCGGTGATTTCACTCGGCGGTATCGTCTATAGCGAGTCGGTGAAGGTGGCCGGCGATCGGATGGACGAAGCGATCATGAATTACATCAAGAAGAAGTACAACTTGCTCATCGGCGAGCATATGGCGGAACGGGTCAAGTTCGAAATCGGATCGGCCTATCCCTTCGAAGAGCGCAAGACGATGATGATCAAGGGGCGGGACCTGATTTCCGGCATTCCCCGCACGCTGGTGGTCGATGATGCCGAAATTCGAGAAGCGTTGCAGGAACCGATCGGAACGATCGTCAATGCCATCAAGGTTGCGTTGGAAAACACTCCGCCGGAATTGGCGGGAGATATTATTGACCGCGGAATCGTGCTGACAGGTGGAGGCTCCCTGCTGAAGGGGATGGATACACGATTCCGTGAAGAGACAAATTTGCCGATCATTACGGTCGATGACCCGCTCACTTCTGTGGTACTGGGGGTCGGGAAGATTCTGGACGAACTGGATCTTCTCCGTAAGGTGTCGGTCATGTCTCAATGCAGTAGCCTCCGGTAAGGTTCCCTCCTCCCCATGCGGATGGCCAACTTTCGCTCATCATACGGCGCCCGGCGTCTTGCCCTCGGGGTGTTTCTCTCCGTGCTTCTCGGCTTCTTCCTGCTGCCTCATCAGCTTCAGACTCTGTTTCAGGAAATCGGCGGACCGGTCGGGTGGGTGCTCAGTTGGCCGATCCGTCTCGTCGCCTCGGTGCAAGGCGGCATCGGGGAGACCTGGAGCCATTACGTGGCGTTGCAGGACGTGGAAGATGAGAATCGGCAATTGCGGAAAGAGCTTGAGCTGTTGCAGGGGCAAAATAGTCAGCTGCGGGAGGCCGCGTCGGCGACGGACCGGTTGACGGCCTTGCTTGAATTCAAGGCGCAGGCTCTTCCGACGATGATCGCGGCACAGGTCATCGGCCGTGATACGGGGAATTGGTATCGGACCATTCTTCTGAATAAGGGAAGCGCTGACGGGATACAAGCGGATATGGGTGTGGTGACGTCTGCCGGCGTCGTCGGACGAGTGGTCAAAACGACGATGGCGACCGCGGTGGTGCTCTTGGTGTCCGATCCCAATAACGCCATTGCCGGGTTGATTCAGCGAACACGAGATGAAGGGATTGTCGAGGGAACGACCCCCGGTCTGGCTCGGCTCAAATATATTCCCTTGCTTTCGAATGTTCGTGCCGGCGATCGCGTGGTGACATCTGGGTTGGTCGGGGGATTTCCGCGTGGACTCGCCATCGGCACCATTACCACCATCAGCAAAGAGGAAGGCGCCTTGTTTCAATCCGCTGAATTGCGTCCTGAAGTCGATGTGAATCGAGTCGAAGAAGTCCTGGTCATTCAGTCTCCTTATGTTCCTGGCGAGGACGGAAAGAGCGACGCGCCTCTTCCGAAAACCAAGCCGTGAAGATTGTCGTATATGCTGGTGTCGTCGCTGCCCTGGTGGCGCTGCACACCACCGTGCTTCCCTATGTCAGTGTGTGGGGCGTCAAACCGGATCTCGGCCTGGTGGCCGTCTGCCTGATCGGCCTCCTGTCAGGCGAGTTGGAGGGGTTGATTGTCGGGCTGTTCGTAGGATGGGCCATGAGTTTGTTTTCCGCTACCGACCTTGCGGCAAGCATGGTGGCGAAGGGCAGCGTGGGATTTCTTGCCGGGCTGGCCGGCCGCCAGGTGGCGCAGGTCACCCCCTTGGTGTTGGTCAGCGGCCTTGTTGTCGCGTCAACCCTTTCGAGTCTGCTGACCATCTGGTCGCTCAAACCGAACGATCAGCAAGATATCTGGTGGATGATTCGCACGATCCTCATGCCGCAAGCCTGTTTCGACGCGGTCGTCGGAGGACTGTGTTATTGGCTCATCTGGAGCCGGCTGAATCTTGACCGGCTGGCAGAGGGGCGAGAGTTCTAGGAGTTACCGTGGCGACCAGCAGTACCCATGAGTCTGAGCTTGGAGAATTGCAGCGGCGGCTCATGTTGCTGCGTGTGGGGCTGCTCCTGGTCGTCGGGCTCCTGGCGGTGCGGTTGTGGCATCTGCAGATACGTGAAGGGCCGTACTACCGCGATCTCTCAGAGAATAATCGCACTCGATCGGTGCTGCTGGAACCGGCCAGAGGGTTGATTTACGATCGGCATGGGGTGCTGTTGGCGAATAACGTTCCGAGCTTCAGTCTC includes:
- a CDS encoding rod shape-determining protein, with the protein product MGFTGDVFGWFSNDLAIDLGTATTLVYVHGKGIVLNEPSVVAVEKKTEKVLAVGADAKKMLGRTPGNIVAVRPMKEGVIADFEMAEQMLKHFIRKAHNRSAFVRPRIIIGVPSRITQVEQRAVRDSAELAGAREVYLIEEPVAAAIGAGLPITEPSGNMVVDVGGGTTDIAVISLGGIVYSESVKVAGDRMDEAIMNYIKKKYNLLIGEHMAERVKFEIGSAYPFEERKTMMIKGRDLISGIPRTLVVDDAEIREALQEPIGTIVNAIKVALENTPPELAGDIIDRGIVLTGGGSLLKGMDTRFREETNLPIITVDDPLTSVVLGVGKILDELDLLRKVSVMSQCSSLR
- a CDS encoding SpoIID/LytB domain-containing protein, whose protein sequence is MAIQTIGHLRRLAGLWAVCGAVFTLSAPVQAAESIRVLMASDVHRLDVRAESAVWLTDGQSRSHSYNTALHIELRGAALLVNGTRVAGEQFTLRAGEHDLKLWLPRVPGGSHGAVLHPADERGALHVSGLVHVVRRGKGLLVINQVDLEEYVKGVVPAEVNSTWHREMLKVQAVAARTYALYQHMLSASRDYDVAASIQDQVYRGRQGVDARVQEAVESTRGLVVTHDGAPIYAAFSSTAAGITEDAMVVWSKDLPYLKGVECPFDVASPYYQWKASFRVTTLERNLRHQGFSVGTIATMTPVGFSRAGRVSKLRILHSKGELILRGEDLRKAVGYTVVPSTQFTIESMGQDIVLAGYGAGHAVGLCQWGAKELAELGYSFSSILRYYYPGTELQNVALTKMPPVPSS
- the queA gene encoding tRNA preQ1(34) S-adenosylmethionine ribosyltransferase-isomerase QueA, with the translated sequence MNLSEFDFPFDPALIASEPVLPRHAARLLCLDPRTGSLSNRHVADLPELLAPGDLLVVNDTKVLAARLSGRKQPTGTVVDVLFVKDLGDAVWEVMLKGHFRVGQTILFEGDARATVVQRDEHGTKIKVVSPVPVVDFLRAYGCMPLPPYIKRSAQPEDQVWYQTCFADREGAIAAPTAGLHFTPELMVRLRERGVETAAVTLHVGPGTFKPVVVERIEEHQMGEEWFEVSERTVAAILRTKRAGGRVVAVGTTVVRALESAAQQAGGLQPTTGESRLFISPGFHFNAVDALMTNFHLPRTTLLMLVSALAGVEMMRKAYAEAVEQRYRFYSYGDAMLIL
- the mreC gene encoding rod shape-determining protein MreC — translated: MRMANFRSSYGARRLALGVFLSVLLGFFLLPHQLQTLFQEIGGPVGWVLSWPIRLVASVQGGIGETWSHYVALQDVEDENRQLRKELELLQGQNSQLREAASATDRLTALLEFKAQALPTMIAAQVIGRDTGNWYRTILLNKGSADGIQADMGVVTSAGVVGRVVKTTMATAVVLLVSDPNNAIAGLIQRTRDEGIVEGTTPGLARLKYIPLLSNVRAGDRVVTSGLVGGFPRGLAIGTITTISKEEGALFQSAELRPEVDVNRVEEVLVIQSPYVPGEDGKSDAPLPKTKP
- a CDS encoding cupin domain-containing protein, giving the protein MLKRTLLECPEFLAGDHTVLRELLHPAKQPVQLGYSLAHGRLAPGCRSKRHKLASSEVYYFIAGQGRFSIGSETELVERGSIVYVPPGGNQSLENIGTTEIEFLCLVDPAWRSEDEQVEE
- a CDS encoding SurA N-terminal domain-containing protein; translation: MIKVMRDASHNHPWLLKSIMGILAIAFVITMGWWGFGDQPGNTVATVGDLAVTRDEFRRAYENMYRFYKEKVPGEFKDETIKQFVIEQLVDNRLWLMAAKDMGITVSDGDLREMIVQVPEFQKNGAFDPELYQRLLAANHLTPKVFEEAQAKEILGNKARMFVRDAVALTPSEISEGQALMTRQPDADPTKATAAKDRVLEDMLFQKQQRALVAFQESLKGKIPVKVHRELL
- the leuB gene encoding 3-isopropylmalate dehydrogenase → MKAKIAVLAGDGVGREIVPEAVKVLQAIGEKYQHSFEFTSADIGGQAIDKVGVPLPHETLALAKQSDAVLLGAVGGPKWEGLEYSLRPERALLGIREALGLYANLRPAKVYPNLVDASTLKREVIEGIDILVVRELTGGIYFGKPKGIEKLPNGEERGVNTEVYTTEEIRRIGKVAFEAARKRRKKVTSVDKANVLESSELWRRVMIEVQKSYPDVELHHIYVDNAAMQLVRNPRQFDVLVCNNIFGDILSDEAAMLTGSIGMLPSASIGAKVGLFEPIHGSAPDIAGKNIANPIATIASVGMMLSYAFKLEKEAEAIEQAIVKTLDMGYRTKDIQSPGTRVVGTTEMGDAILRNLN
- a CDS encoding DUF2905 domain-containing protein, which gives rise to MGEWGAFGKLLIAAGCGLVVVGLLFVLSDRIPWVSGWFGWVGKLPGDVSIKRDHFSFYVPLGTSLVISIGLSLLFYLLSWLFRR
- a CDS encoding aspartate-semialdehyde dehydrogenase yields the protein MLKKKSAYTVAILGATGAVGKESLEILEERNFPLAALRLFASKRSAGEVMTCQGKEWTVEELTESSSFAGVDFAFISATDAISKEYGPRLGAAGVVVIDDSGVFRMDPQVPLVVPEVNASALRSLPRGIVSIPNCTTTPLVMALKPLHDAVGVKRVVVTTFQSVSGTGAAAMDELLDQTRALMAFREVKAEVYPYQIAFNLLPHIGSFSEGGECSEEIKIVRETRKILDAPKMRVTSTTVRVPVLRCHSESINVELEKPLTPNEARAALAAMPGVLVYDDPLKKLYPMPLDATGKDDVYVGRIREDASVTNGLNLWVVSDNLRKGAALNAVQIAECLVRD